A single Glycine soja cultivar W05 chromosome 14, ASM419377v2, whole genome shotgun sequence DNA region contains:
- the LOC114385386 gene encoding SEC14 cytosolic factor-like isoform X1: protein MCIINQEAIKQLQSLMENLDEQQKNTFQIMHRGYPTETLVRFLKARDGNVVKAHKMLIDCLQWRVENEIDNVLSKPIPPDLYRRLRDSQLVGMSGFSKEGLPVIAVGVGLSTFDEVFDKYYVQSHIQMNEYRDRVMLPTATKNHGRHIDTCVKVLDMTGLKLSALSQLKLLTAISTIDDLNYPEKTDAYYIVNVPYVFSACWKVVKPLLQERTRRKVHVLKGCGMEELLKVMDYASLPHFCRKKDSRVPRHHVAGNTENCFSFDHVFHKQIYNYITQQAIFIESLLPIRQDSFHVDLPDPDPDDAKIAKTIETEFHKIIIID, encoded by the exons ATGTGTATTATTAATCAGGAAGCTATCAAGCAGTTGCAGTCCCTTATGGAAAACT TGGATGAGCAACAGAAGAACACATTCCAG ATTATGCACCGGGGCTATCCAACAGAAACATTAGTACGGTTTCTCAAAGCAAGGGATGGGAATGTTGTCAAAGCACATAAAATG TTAATTGATTGTTTACAATGGAGAGTGGAAAATGAGATTGATAATGTTTTATCG AAGCCTATACCCCCTGATTTGTACAGACGTTTGCGAGATTCTCAACTTGTAGGAATGTCGGGTTTCTCAAAGGAG GGCCTACCTGTCATTGCTGTTGGTGTTGGGCTCAGCACATTTGATGAAGTGTTT GACAAATATTATGTACAGTCGCACATCCAAATGAACGAATATCGGGATCGAGTGATGTTG CCAACAGCTACAAAGAATCATGGACGACACATTGACACTTGTGTGAAAGTCTTGGATATGACTGGTTTAAAACTCTCGGCACTGAGCCAGTTGAAG CTTTTGACAGCTATATCTACAATAGATGACTTGAACTATCCAGAAAAGACAGACGCATATTACATCGTTAATGTTCCATATGTATTCTCAGCGTGTTGGAAG GTTGTAAAGCCTCTTTTGCAAGAAAGAACAAGGAGGAAAGTTCACGTACTGAAAGGTTGTGGCATGGAGGAATTACTGAAG GTAATGGACTATGCATCCCTCCCTCATTTTTGCAGAAAGAAGGATTCGAGGGTGCCCCGACATCATGTAGCTGGAAATACTGAAAATTGTTTCTCCTTTGATCATGTCTTCCATAAACAAATCTATAATTACATCACGCAGCAAGCTATATTCATAGAGTCCTTATTACCAATCAGACAGGATTCTTTCCATGTAGACTTGCCAGACCCAGACCCAGATGATGCCAAAATTGCCAAGACTATAGAAACTGAGTtccacaaaattattattatagattaa
- the LOC114385386 gene encoding phosphatidylinositol/phosphatidylcholine transfer protein SFH1-like isoform X2 — translation MCIINQEAIKQLQSLMENLDEQQKNTFQIMHRGYPTETLVRFLKARDGNVVKAHKMKPIPPDLYRRLRDSQLVGMSGFSKEGLPVIAVGVGLSTFDEVFDKYYVQSHIQMNEYRDRVMLPTATKNHGRHIDTCVKVLDMTGLKLSALSQLKLLTAISTIDDLNYPEKTDAYYIVNVPYVFSACWKVVKPLLQERTRRKVHVLKGCGMEELLKVMDYASLPHFCRKKDSRVPRHHVAGNTENCFSFDHVFHKQIYNYITQQAIFIESLLPIRQDSFHVDLPDPDPDDAKIAKTIETEFHKIIIID, via the exons ATGTGTATTATTAATCAGGAAGCTATCAAGCAGTTGCAGTCCCTTATGGAAAACT TGGATGAGCAACAGAAGAACACATTCCAG ATTATGCACCGGGGCTATCCAACAGAAACATTAGTACGGTTTCTCAAAGCAAGGGATGGGAATGTTGTCAAAGCACATAAAATG AAGCCTATACCCCCTGATTTGTACAGACGTTTGCGAGATTCTCAACTTGTAGGAATGTCGGGTTTCTCAAAGGAG GGCCTACCTGTCATTGCTGTTGGTGTTGGGCTCAGCACATTTGATGAAGTGTTT GACAAATATTATGTACAGTCGCACATCCAAATGAACGAATATCGGGATCGAGTGATGTTG CCAACAGCTACAAAGAATCATGGACGACACATTGACACTTGTGTGAAAGTCTTGGATATGACTGGTTTAAAACTCTCGGCACTGAGCCAGTTGAAG CTTTTGACAGCTATATCTACAATAGATGACTTGAACTATCCAGAAAAGACAGACGCATATTACATCGTTAATGTTCCATATGTATTCTCAGCGTGTTGGAAG GTTGTAAAGCCTCTTTTGCAAGAAAGAACAAGGAGGAAAGTTCACGTACTGAAAGGTTGTGGCATGGAGGAATTACTGAAG GTAATGGACTATGCATCCCTCCCTCATTTTTGCAGAAAGAAGGATTCGAGGGTGCCCCGACATCATGTAGCTGGAAATACTGAAAATTGTTTCTCCTTTGATCATGTCTTCCATAAACAAATCTATAATTACATCACGCAGCAAGCTATATTCATAGAGTCCTTATTACCAATCAGACAGGATTCTTTCCATGTAGACTTGCCAGACCCAGACCCAGATGATGCCAAAATTGCCAAGACTATAGAAACTGAGTtccacaaaattattattatagattaa
- the LOC114385385 gene encoding uncharacterized protein LOC114385385 encodes MASNREREESLTFTIPSSSSHSSPITVSDQLDSYLADPRSASGSFQNDGLLSSGDASAADPDFGFSRPDFRQSPLVGTVEFYRRHVFLCYKNPRVWPPRIEAAEFDRLPRLLHAAVVARKSHMKKETRLTICEGHDGTETSNGDVLIFPDMVRYRRLTHFDVETFVEEVLVKDGEWLPGTPEALRGSYVFVCSHGSRDRRCGVCGPVLVSRFSEEVELHGLQGKVFVSPCSHIGASQYAGNVIVFGPSMNGEVTGHWYGYVTPDDVPSLLQHQIIKGEILDPLWRGQMGLSVDEQKKKQEQRLLLNDLRNLEDRTQGCRAQDNFVSCCQSNGVSCCQSNGVGCCQSNGDSFFCQNHVLLERRMDPDVIESEAKLSADDKSSETVISRINRINSGKGASRKFPSITTWLIGWEQEDTYAALAVFCAAVSVVVAYNCYKQLR; translated from the exons ATGGCGAGcaacagagagagagaagaatcgCTGACATTCACAatcccttcttcctcttcccatTCTTCCCCCATCACCGTCTCCGACCAACTCGACAGTTACCTCGCCGACCCCAGAAGCGCCTCCGGAAGCTTCCAGAACGACGGCCTTCTCTCCTCCGGAGACGCCTCCGCCGCCGATCCCGACTTCGGTTTCTCCCGCCCCGATTTCCGGCAGAGCCCCCTCGTCGGCACCGTCGAGTTCTACCGACGCCACGTCTTCCTTTGCTACAAGAACCCCCGCGTCTGGCCACCGCGCATAGAAGCCGCCGAGTTTGATCGCTTGCCGAGGTTGCTCCATGCCGCCGTTGTCGCAAGGAAGAGTCACATGAAAAAGGAG ACTCGGTTAACGATATGTGAGGGTCATGATGGGACTGAGACATCTAATGGGGATGTGTTGATCTTTCCTGACATGGTTAGATACAG GAGATTAACACATTTTGATGTTGAAACGTTTGTTGAGGAGGTTCTTGTGAAGGATGGGGAATGGCTTCCCGGAACGCCTGAGGCATTGAGAGGTTCGTATGTTTTCGTGTGTTCGCATGGATCCCGTGATCGCAGATGTGGGGTTTGTGGACCTGTCTTGGTCAGTAGATTCAGCGAGGAGGTAGAGTTGCATGGTCTTCAAGGGAAAGTCTTTGTAAGCCCATGTTCACACATTGGAGCAAGTCAGTATGCTGGAAATGTCATTGTATTTGGACCTAGCATGAATGGAGAAGTCACTGGCCACTG GTATGGCTATGTTACCCCGGATGATGTACCTTCATTGCTTCAACACCAAATCATAAAAGGGGAGATTTTAGATCCATTATGGAG GGGTCAGATGGGTTTATCAGTAGATGAACAGAAGAAAAAGCAAGAACAGCGGCTTCTGTTGAATGACTTGAGAAACTTAGAAGACAGAACTCAAGGGTGTAGAGCTCAAGACAATTTTGTGAGCTGCTGCCAATCAAACGGAGTTAGCTGCTGCCAATCAAATGGAGTTGGCTGCTGCCAATCTAATGGAGACTCTTTTTTCTGTCAGAATCACGTGTTATTGGAAAGAAGAATGGACCCTGATGTCATTGAATCAGAGGCAAAGCTCTCAGCTGATGATAAGAGCAGTGAGACTGTGATTTCTCGGATCAATAGGATCAATAGTGGAAAAGGAGCTTCGCGCAAGTTTCCGTCCATTACAACTTGGCTCATTGGCTGGGAGCAAGAAGATACTTATGCAGCTCTTGCTGTTTTCTGTGCTGCTGTGTCAGTTGTCGTTGCCTATAACTGCTACAAACAATTGAGATAA
- the LOC114383102 gene encoding cellulose synthase-like protein E6, which yields MGEEEGGHVDVGLFETKEARFRGVYKVFASTIFGAICLIWMYRVGNIPTVKSGKWAWISVMVSELCFGLYWIITQSVRWRILQQTPFKHTLSQRYDEENLPAVDIFVCTADPILEPPCMTINTVLSAMAYNYPANKLSVYLSDDGGSELTFYALLKASIFSKHWLPFCRRFNVEPMSPEAFFAAPHSSNNSTEYGQAWLFIKKLYEDMKNEIESAVARGRVPDNVRNQHKGFSEWNPKTTKQDHQPIVKIIIDGRDTNAVDEDRFQLPRVVYMAREKRPNYPHHFKAGAVNALIRVSSEISNAPFILNLDCDMYPNTANTIQEILCFFLDETKGHDIAYVQFPQSYNNITKNDHYANSYLVSSKFELAGICGYGAALFCGTGCFHRRESLSGAYLIDYKAKWDIKPKINDNRTINELNEASKALATCTYEEGTQWGKEKGLVYGIPVEDIATGLVISCRGWKSIYYNPERKAFVGIAPTTLDVACLQHMRWSEGMFQVFFSKYCPFIYGHGKIHFGVQMGYCNYLLWAPMSLPTLCYVFVSPICLLRGIPLFPQLSSIWVLPFAYAFLATYGFSLCEYLICGSTAKGWWNLQRIKFIHRTTSYLFGFIDTMKKQLGLSQTKFVITDKVVTKDVQKRYEQEVIEFGGSSIMLTILATVALLNLFGLLWGMKRIMMDLEFSSSQLMMQITLSSLVVMISLPVYEALFIRSDKGCIPSSVMLKSIVLASLACFLAPFIC from the exons ATGGGAGAGGAAGAAGGTGGGCATGTTGATGTTGGTTTGTTCGAGACAAAAGAAGCAAGATTCAGAGGAGTTTACAAGGTATTTGCATCAACAATATTTGGCGCAATATGTTTAATTTGGATGTACAGAGTGGGAAACATCCCCACAGTTAAAAGTGGGAAGTGGGCTTGGATTAGTGTTATGGTGTCAGAGTTATGTTTTGGATTGTACTGGATCATCACTCAATCTGTTCGTTGGAGAATCCTTCAGCAAACGCCTTTCAAACACACACTCTCACAAAG ATATGACGAGGAGAATTTACCAGCAGTGGACATTTTTGTGTGCACGGCTGACCCCATACTTGAGCCTCCATGCATGACGATTAACACGGTGTTATCAGCAATGGCATACAATTATCCTGCGAATAAATTGAGTGTGTATCTCTCTGACGATGGAGGCTCAGAGCTAACATTCTATGCTCTCTTAAAGGCCTCCATTTTCTCCAAACATTGGTTACCTTTCTGTAGAAGAttcaatgttgaacctatgTCACCAGAGGCTTTCTTCGCTGCCCCTCATTCTAGCAATAATAGCACTGAGTATGGCCAAGCATGGTTATTTATCAAG AAATTATACGAAGACATGAAAAATGAGATTGAATCAGCTGTAGCAAGGGGCAGGGTTCCAGATAATGTGAGGAATCAGCACAAAGGATTCTCAGAATGGAATCCAAAAACAACGAAGCAGGATCACCAACCTATCGTGAAG ATTATAATTGACGGAAGAGACACAAATGCTGTAGATGAAGACAGATTTCAACTGCCAAGAGTCGTATACATGGCACGCGAAAAAAGACCCAACTACCCTCACCACTTCAAAGCTGGAGCTGTTAATGCACTG ATAAGAGTGTCATCCGAGATAAGCAACGCCCCTTTCATTCTCAACTTGGATTGTGATATGTACCCCAATACTGCAAATACAATTCAAGAAATACTATGCTTCTTCTTGGATGAAACAAAAGGCCACGATATAGCTTATGTGCAATTTCCACAGAGCTATAATAACATCACCAAGAATGACCATTATGCAAATTCTTATCTTGTGAGCAGTAAG TTTGAGCTAGCTGGCATATGTGGATATGGAGCAGCCTTATTTTGTGGAACTGGGTGTTTTCATCGAAGAGAAAGTCTATCAGGAGCTTACTTGATAGATTACAAAGCAAAATGGGACATCAAGcctaaaataaatgataatagaaCAATTAACGAATTGAATGAAGCATCGAAGGCTCTTGCCACTTGCACCTATGAGGAGGGAACTCAATGGGGGAAAGAG AAGGGATTAGTATATGGTATTCCTGTGGAAGACATAGCTACTGGCCTTGTAATCTCATGCAGGGGTTGGAAATCGATTTATTACAACCCAGAAAGGAAGGCTTTTGTGGGCATAGCTCCAACAACCTTGGATGTAGCATGTCTTCAACATATGAGGTGGTCAGAAGGCATGTTCCAAGTTTTCTTCTCCAAGTATTGCCCTTTCATTTATGGGCATGGGAAGATACACTTTGGTGTACAAATGGGATATTGCAATTACCTTTTATGGGCTCCTATGTCTCTGCCTACTCTCTGTTATGTCTTTGTTTCTCCTATTTGCCTACTTCGTGGCATTCCACTGTTCCCACAG CTTTCAAGCATATGGGTCCTTCCATTTGCATATGCATTTCTCGCTACATATGGCTTTAGCTTGTGTGAGTATTTGATTTGTGGGTCCACGGCAAAGGGTTGGTGGAACTTGCAAAGAATTAAATTCATCCATAGGACCACCTCGTATCTCTTTGGTTTCATTGACACCATGAAAAAGCAATTAGGACTGTCACAGACAAAATTTGTCATCACGGATAAAGTGGTTACTAAGGATGTCCAAAAGAGGTATGAGCAAGAGGTCATTGAATTTGGAGGCTCTTCAATCATGTTAACCATATTAGCTACAGTGGCATTGCTAAATCTTTTTGGTCTCCTTTGGGGAATGAAGAGGATTATGATGGATTTGGAATTCAGCTCTAGCCAATTGATGATGCAGATTACACTGAGTTCATTGGTGGTAATGATCAGTTTACCAGTGTATGAGGCACTTTTCATTCGTAGTGATAAAGGTTGCATACCATCTTCAGTTATGCTCAAGTCCATTGTCTTGGCTTCATTAGCCTGTTTCCTAGCACCTTTCATTTGCTAA